A genomic region of Miscanthus floridulus cultivar M001 chromosome 3, ASM1932011v1, whole genome shotgun sequence contains the following coding sequences:
- the LOC136543590 gene encoding subtilisin-like protease SBT4.3, whose translation MMPRARTLLLLLLVVTVFAASLGASESIGDGSQVYIVYLGHLPAGTDAPEPEGFSAIEFAHHDLLNQVLDDGSSASDRILRSYKRSLNGFAAKLSKEEAHKLSGMNGVVSVFPSRTLDLLTTRSWDFLGFPQTPIEELPLEGDVIIGMLDTGTWPDSPSFSDEGFGPPPSRWKGTCHNFTCNNKIIGARAYHGGSSSSGLSPLDDDGHGSHTASTAAGREVANVSFYGLAAGTARGAVPGARLAIYKVCCREADILAGFDDAIADGVDVISISIGSSVPFEYFSDVIAIGAFHAMRRGVLTSAAAGNSGLVGLTVCNVAPWMLSVAASSIDRQFIDRIVLGNGNTIVGASINTFSTITNAQLAFPANGSCDATDLVGGPYKGKIVLCPPQKGPLIGATGALLAGAAGVVLVTREPDVASTPPLPGLMVTQDKFDQIMAYVNSTSDPVGTIDRTVTTGNPQAPVAASFSSPGPNLVTPSILKPDLSAPGVDIIASWSPLSSPSGNPNDTRKVQYNIISGTSMACPHASGAAAYVKSLHRDWSPAMIMSALITTATPMDTPANSNTSALKYGAGQLNPAKAHDPGLVYDASESDYVAMLCAQGYNATQLALITGSNTTACSNGSTSTSPRDLNYPTMAARVEPGKNFTVVFPRTVTNVGTASAVYDLRFVFPDEAANVLTAEVSPSELEFSEQNQKVSFTVTVSGVALEDGKVYSFTVVWYNDEHKVSSPVVVYAMTDSQSQLANGRFRQEKCQIIHKFQKKKLPLQPEPDSVILSVRSWRSAFAGDDCAESATSIEDLPADVLVLMLRRLDGVSLAALGCSCAAFHDLAIDPATWRELCLALWPSLRDVPPC comes from the exons ATGATGCCTCGTGCCAGAACACTGCTGCTTCTGCTCCTCGTCGTCACTGTCTTCGCGGCGAGCTTGGGCGCCTCTGAATCCATTGGCGATGGAAGCCAG GTCTACATCGTGTACCTGGGGCATCTACCGGCCGGCACGGATGCGCCAGAACCTGAAGGTTTCTCTGCTATAGAATTTGCTCATCACGACCTGTTAAATCAGGTCCTCGACGATGGCAG CTCTGCATCAGACAGGATTCTCCGTAGCTACAAGAGAAGCTTAAATGGCTTTGCCGCCAAGCTAAGCAAAGAAGAGGCACATAAACTGTCTG GCATGAATGGCGTTGTCTCAGTTTTTCCAAGTAGGACCCTCGATCTTTTGACCACAAGATCCTGGGACTTCTTGGGCTTCCCTCAAACGCCCATTGAAGAGCTACCACTAGAGGGAGACGTCATCATCGGTATGCTCGACACCGGTACATGGCCTGACTCGCCATCCTTCTCTGACgagggctttggcccaccaccgAGTAGGTGGAAGGGTACATGCCATAACTTCACGTGCAACAA TAAAATCATCGGAGCACGTGCCTACCACGGAGGATCCAGCAGCTCTGGCCTGTCGCCACTGGACGATGACGGCCACGGCAGTCACACGGCGTCCACAGCGGCCGGGCGTGAGGTGGCCAACGTTAGCTTCTACGGCTTGGCCGCTGGCACAGCTCGCGGCGCGGTGCCCGGTGCCAGGCTCGCCATCTACAAGGTGTGCTGCCGCGAGGCCGACATCCTCGCGGGATTCGACGATGCCATCGCTGACGGCGTGGAcgtgatctccatctccatcgggAGCTCCGTCCCATTTGAGTACTTCAGCGACGTGATAGCCATCGGCGCCTTCCACGCCATGAGGCGTGGGGTGCTCACGTCCGCGGCGGCCGGGAACTCAGGGCTCGTGGGCTTAACCGTTTGCAACGTCGCGCCATGGATGCTGTCTGTGGCAGCGAGCAGCATCGACCGTCAATTCATCGACAGGATTGTTCTTGGGAATGGCAATACCATAGTG GGAGCCTCCATTAACACCTTTTCAACGATAACAAATGCTCAACTTGCATTCCCTGCCAACGG GTCCTGTGATGCAACCGACCTTGTTGGAGGTCCTTACAAAGGCAAGATCGTCCTCTGCCCACCCCAGAAAGGCCCTCTGATCGGCGCCACAGGTGCTCTCTTGGCCGGTGCAGCAGGTGTCGTCTTAGTCACCCGCGAGCCCGACGTGGCTTCCACTCCGCCTCTCCCCGGTCTCATGGTAACTCAGGACAAGTTCGACCAAATCATGGCGTATGTCAACAGCACTAG TGATCCTGTGGGTACCATAGACCGCACCGTGACTACGGGCAATCCACAAGCTCCAGTGGCCGCCTCCTTCTCTTCTCCAGGCCCCAACTTGGTCACCCCTTCGATCTTGAAG CCTGATCTATCTGCGCCGGGGGTCGACATTATTGCCTCATGGTCACCGCTGTCGTCACCCTCGGGCAATCCGAACGACACGAGGAAGGTTCAGTACAACATCATCTCCGGCACATCCATGGCGTGCCCGCACGCGAGCGGAGCCGCCGCGTACGTCAAGTCACTCCACCGTGACTGGTCGCCAGCGATGATCATGTCAGCTCTCATCACGACCG CCACTCCGATGGACACTCCGGCCAACTCCAACACCAGCGCGCTCAAGTACGGCGCCGGGCAGCTCAACCCGGCAAAGGCGCACGACCCAGGACTCGTGTACGACGCATCGGAGAGCGACTACGTGGCTATGCTGTGCGCGCAGGGGTACAACGCCACGCAGCTCGCTCTCATCACCGGCTCCAACACCACGGCCTGCAGCAATGGCTCGACGTCCACCTCTCCCAGAGACCTCAACTACCCGACAATGGCGGCCCGTGTGGAGCCAGGGAAGAACTTCACCGTGGTCTTCCCGCGGACCGTAACCAACGTCGGGACCGCAAGCGCTGTGTACGACCTCAGGTTCGTGTTTCCTGACGAGGCGGCCAATGTCCTCACTGCTGAAGTTTCACCGAGCGAGCTAGAGTTCAGCGAGCAGAACCAGAAGGTCTCGTTCACCGTGACTGTGTCCGGCGTGGCGCTGGAGGACGGCAAGGTCTACTCTTTCACCGTCGTGTGGTACAACGACGAACATAAGGTGAGCAGCCCAGTGGTGGTGTACGCAATGACGGACTCCCAGTCCCAGCTGGCAAACGGGCGGTTCAGACA AGAGAAatgtcaaattattcacaaatttcaaaaaaaaaaacttccgtTGCAACCAGAACCAGACTCTGTGATCCTATCTGTGCGCTCATGGCGATCGGCGTTCGCGGGGGACGACTGCGCCGAGAGCGCGACGTCCATCGAGGACCTGCCCGCGGACGTCCTGGTGCTCATGCTACGCCGCCTCGACGGTGTGTCGCTGGCCGCGCTCGGCTGTTCGTGCGCCGCCTTCCACGACCTCGCCATCGACCCGGCCACCTGGCGCGAGCTCTGCCTCGCGCTCTGGCCCTCGCTCCGCGACGTGCCCCCGTGTTGA